A region from the Lutra lutra chromosome 1, mLutLut1.2, whole genome shotgun sequence genome encodes:
- the LOC125083335 gene encoding olfactory receptor-like protein OLF4: MKPSNDTQISEFLLLGFSEEPELQPLIFGLFLSMYLITVVGNLLIILIVCSDSHLHTPMYFFLANLSFVDIFSTSTTVPKMLMNIQTESKVITFAGCVTQIYFFILFAVLDVFILSVMAYDRFVAICHPLHYTVIMNPRFCGLLVLLSWIMCILNSLLQSLMMLRLSFCTEVKIPHFFCELNEMVQLACSDTFLNNLVMYFAAVLLGGGPFAGILYSYSKIVSSIRGISSARGKYKAFSTCASHLSVVSLFYCTMLGVYLSSAATQSSHASAVASVMYTVVTPMLNPFIYSLRNKDIKRALKTFFLREILHGQLS; the protein is encoded by the coding sequence ATGAAACCCAGCAATGATACACAAATTTCAgagtttcttcttctgggattttcAGAGGAACCAGAACTGCAGCCCCTCATATTTGGGCTTTTCCTCTCCATGTACCTGATCACAGTGGTTGGAAACCTGCTCATCATCCTGATCGTCTGCTCTGACTCCCACCTCCACactcccatgtacttcttcctggccAACCTGTCCTTTGTAGACATCTTTTCCACTTCCACCACTGTCCCTAAGATGCTGATGAATATACAGACAGAAAGTAAAGTCATAACCTTTGCAGGCTGTGtcacacagatttattttttcatactctTTGCTGTGTTGGACGTCTTTATCCTGAGTGTGATGGCCTATGATCGCTTTGTGGCCATCTGTCACCCCCTACACTACACAGTCATCATGAACCCCCGGTTCTGTGGACTGCTGGTTCTGTTGTCCTGGATCATGTGCATCCTGAATTCCTTGTTGCAAAGTTTAATGATGTTGCGACTTTCCTTCTGTACAGAGGTGAAAATCCCTCACTTTTTTTGTGAACTCAATGAGATGGTCCAACTTGCCTGTTCTGATACCTTCCTTAATAATTTGGTGATGTATTTTGCAGCTGTCCTGCTGGGTGGTGGTCCTTTTGCTGGGATCCTTTACTCTTATTCTAAAATTGTTTCCTCCATACGTGGAATATCATCAGCTAGGGGCAAGTATAAAGCATTTTCTACCTGTGCGTCTCACCTTTCTGTTGTCTCATTATTTTATTGTACAATGCTAGGTGTGTATCTTAGCTCTGCTGCTACCCAGAGCTCCCATGCAAGTGCAGTGGCCTCAGTGATGTACACGGTGGTAACACCCATGCTGAATCCCTTCATCTACAGCCTGAGGAACAAAGATATAAAGAGGGCtctgaaaacattctttttgaGGGAGATTCTACATGGTCAATTGTCGTAG